The Amycolatopsis sp. 195334CR genome window below encodes:
- a CDS encoding MFS transporter: MAETASPPRRKIVKIVGASLVGTTIEWYDFFLFASAATLVFNKLFFPGTDALTGTLLALGSYAIGFVARPLGGLVFGHYGDKIGRKKLLVLSLLLMGGATFAMGLLPTYAAIGVAAPILLTVLRLVQGFALGGEWGGAVLIVSEHGDPAKRGFWASWPQAGAPGGNLLATAVLAILAGVQSDAAFESWGWRIPFLLSGLLVAIGLWIRLSVEESPVFVEAAKKAGGKVEKAPIVTVLKHSWREVLIAMGARFAENVSYYILTAFILVYITVGLEMPKGVGLNAVLIGSAVHFVTIPVWGALSDRFGRRAVYLFGAGAMLIWSFVFFAMLDTKSFGVMVLATTIGLVLHGAMYGPQAAFFSELFGTRVRYSGASIGYQLASILAGGLAPLIATAMLRDFGSSLPVSIYVAATCVLTIVAVYLAKETKGTSLEDEPAEVREERAPVTR; this comes from the coding sequence ATGGCTGAAACCGCGTCCCCGCCGCGCCGGAAGATCGTCAAGATCGTCGGCGCCAGCCTGGTCGGGACGACCATCGAGTGGTACGACTTCTTCCTCTTCGCCTCGGCCGCGACCCTGGTGTTCAACAAGCTGTTCTTCCCCGGCACCGACGCGCTCACCGGCACCCTGCTGGCACTGGGCAGCTACGCCATCGGTTTTGTCGCGCGGCCGCTGGGCGGACTGGTCTTCGGCCACTACGGCGACAAGATCGGCCGCAAGAAGCTGCTGGTGCTGAGCCTGCTGCTGATGGGTGGCGCGACCTTCGCGATGGGCCTGTTGCCCACCTACGCCGCGATCGGCGTGGCCGCGCCGATCCTGCTCACCGTGCTGCGGCTGGTGCAGGGCTTCGCCCTCGGCGGCGAATGGGGTGGCGCGGTGCTGATCGTCTCCGAGCACGGTGACCCGGCCAAACGCGGCTTCTGGGCGTCGTGGCCGCAGGCCGGCGCACCCGGCGGCAACCTGCTCGCCACCGCGGTGCTGGCCATTCTCGCCGGCGTGCAGTCCGACGCCGCGTTCGAGTCGTGGGGCTGGCGCATCCCGTTCCTGCTCTCCGGCCTGCTGGTGGCGATCGGCCTGTGGATCCGGCTCTCGGTCGAGGAGTCGCCGGTGTTCGTCGAGGCCGCCAAGAAGGCGGGCGGCAAGGTGGAGAAGGCGCCGATCGTCACCGTGCTCAAGCACAGCTGGCGCGAGGTGCTGATCGCGATGGGCGCGCGCTTCGCGGAGAACGTGTCCTACTACATCCTGACCGCGTTCATCCTGGTCTACATCACCGTCGGGCTGGAGATGCCGAAGGGCGTCGGGCTGAACGCGGTGCTGATCGGCTCGGCCGTGCACTTCGTCACCATCCCGGTGTGGGGCGCGCTGTCCGACCGCTTCGGCCGTCGCGCGGTGTACCTGTTCGGCGCCGGCGCCATGCTGATCTGGTCGTTCGTCTTCTTCGCCATGCTGGACACCAAGTCGTTCGGCGTGATGGTGCTGGCCACCACGATCGGCCTGGTCCTCCACGGCGCGATGTACGGGCCGCAGGCGGCGTTCTTCTCCGAGCTGTTCGGCACCAGGGTGCGGTACTCGGGCGCGTCGATCGGTTACCAGCTGGCCTCGATCCTGGCCGGCGGGCTGGCCCCGCTGATCGCCACCGCGATGCTGCGCGACTTCGGCAGCAGCCTGCCGGTGTCGATCTACGTCGCGGCCACCTGCGTGCTCACCATCGTCGCGGTCTACCTGGCCAAGGAGACCAAGGGGACCTCGCTGGAGGACGAACCGGCGGAAGTGCGCGAAGAGCGCGCGCCGGTGACACGATGA
- a CDS encoding 3-hydroxybutyrate dehydrogenase, with the protein MNEPALRGRTALVTGGAAGIGRACVTALTAAGAKVHFADLNRGQAAEVAAETGAIPHVGDLTAPGAVEALPDDVDILVNNAGVQHVAPIHEFPPERFAAMHELMVQVPFRLMRHTLPAMYRRGWGRLVAVSSVHGLRASPGKSAYVAAKHALEGLSKAAALEGAEHGVTSNCVNPGYVRTALVEGQVRAQAERHGIGEDEVLDEVFLRRTAIKRLIEPEEVAAVVTWLCGDAAGYLTGASVPLDGGWTAG; encoded by the coding sequence ATGAACGAGCCTGCGTTGCGCGGCCGCACCGCGCTGGTCACCGGGGGTGCGGCGGGGATCGGCAGAGCCTGCGTGACCGCGCTGACCGCGGCCGGGGCCAAGGTGCACTTCGCCGACCTGAACCGCGGTCAGGCCGCCGAGGTGGCCGCCGAGACCGGGGCCATCCCGCACGTCGGTGACCTCACCGCCCCCGGGGCGGTCGAGGCGCTGCCCGACGACGTCGACATCCTGGTCAACAACGCCGGGGTGCAGCACGTGGCGCCGATCCACGAGTTCCCGCCGGAGCGGTTCGCCGCGATGCACGAGTTGATGGTGCAGGTGCCCTTCCGGCTGATGCGCCACACCCTGCCCGCGATGTACCGCCGCGGCTGGGGGCGCCTGGTCGCCGTGTCCAGCGTGCACGGCCTCCGCGCGAGTCCCGGCAAATCCGCCTACGTGGCGGCCAAGCACGCGCTCGAAGGGCTCAGCAAGGCCGCCGCGCTCGAAGGCGCGGAACACGGCGTGACCAGCAACTGCGTCAACCCGGGTTATGTGCGCACCGCACTGGTCGAGGGCCAGGTGCGCGCGCAGGCCGAGCGGCACGGCATCGGGGAGGACGAGGTCCTCGACGAGGTCTTCCTCCGCCGGACCGCGATCAAGCGGCTGATCGAACCCGAGGAGGTCGCCGCGGTGGTCACCTGGCTCTGCGGTGACGCGGCCGGGTACCTCACCGGTGCCTCCGTCCCGCTCGACGGCGGCTGGACCGCCGGCTAA
- the map gene encoding type I methionyl aminopeptidase, with product MSQRAPLKPGVQSPRRAVPASIKRPEYVDRPAPKRDTGNGVRTPEQIEAMRVASRIAAQALQEGGKAVKPGATTDDVDKVVHEFLLDHHAYPSTLGYRNFPKSCCTSLNEVICHGIPDSTVIEDGDICNIDVTAYIGDVHGDTNATFLAGDVSEEARLLVERTHEATMRAIKAVRPGRQLNVIGRVIEAYAKRFGYGVVRDFTGHGVGPAFHTAPTVLHYEEPSVTTEILQGMTFTIEPMITLGTIDYDIWSDDWTVTTKDKKWTAQFEHTIVVTETGSEILTLP from the coding sequence ATGTCCCAGCGTGCCCCTCTGAAGCCCGGTGTGCAGTCGCCGCGCCGAGCCGTTCCCGCGTCCATCAAGCGTCCCGAGTACGTGGACCGGCCGGCGCCGAAGCGCGACACCGGGAACGGGGTGCGCACCCCCGAGCAGATCGAGGCCATGCGCGTGGCCAGCCGGATCGCCGCGCAGGCCCTGCAGGAGGGCGGCAAGGCGGTGAAGCCGGGCGCCACCACCGACGACGTGGACAAGGTGGTGCACGAGTTCCTGCTCGACCACCACGCCTACCCGTCGACGCTGGGCTACCGGAACTTCCCGAAGTCGTGCTGCACCTCGCTGAATGAGGTCATCTGCCACGGCATCCCCGACTCGACGGTGATCGAGGACGGGGACATCTGCAACATCGACGTCACCGCCTACATCGGCGACGTGCACGGCGACACCAACGCGACCTTCCTCGCCGGTGACGTCTCGGAGGAGGCGCGGCTGCTGGTCGAGCGCACGCACGAGGCGACCATGCGGGCGATCAAGGCGGTCCGGCCGGGGCGGCAGCTCAACGTGATCGGCCGGGTGATCGAGGCCTACGCGAAGCGGTTCGGCTACGGCGTGGTGCGGGACTTCACCGGCCACGGCGTCGGCCCGGCCTTCCACACCGCGCCGACCGTGCTGCACTACGAGGAGCCCTCGGTCACCACCGAGATCCTGCAGGGCATGACCTTCACCATCGAGCCGATGATCACGCTGGGCACCATCGACTACGACATCTGGTCCGACGACTGGACGGTCACCACGAAGGACAAGAAGTGGACCGCCCAGTTCGAGCACACCATCGTGGTCACCGAAACCGGCTCGGAGATCCTCACCCTGCCGTAG
- a CDS encoding penicillin-binding transpeptidase domain-containing protein has product MRVLRGLVVGVVAVLSASGLAGCALFADGPREITEQFLTALASGDTAAAAALTDAPESAKATLDQARAALEPERIDQAVEHVGQASPAAARYRLDWRLPRGRVWSYTAEAELYTVDDAWKVRWLPSVVHPGLAVRQQLALRVETPRQAPVLDRDGKALLEPETVVAVLLDPAQAATTAGPLAAALTPIDASITEQSIVEGAKSVQPKAYSVVTLRQSDYLKVKPAIYELPGLRFSEQRRLLPVDASLGEQVLPAIRSTVEEQVAGNAGWRVVTTDSGGGEVAELHAQEAKPADAVTSTLSRRVQAAGEKALEPVPGAAMIVALQPSTGELLAVAQNAPADQQGAIALTGRYPPGSTFKIVTAAAGLGAGKVKADTPVDCPATTVVDGRLIPNNDRFALGTVPLSQAFAQSCNTTFARLSTDLPAMALTDSARDLGLGADFVIQGLTTITGSVPPAGSIVQQAENGFGQGTVLASPFGMAVVAGTVASGRIPVPSLLRGAATEAKNLGAPVRPDVLDALRGMMREVVTGTALRDLPEVRGKTGTAQYGDGSTAHGWFVGYSGDLAFAVLLTGAGSSGLAVEAAHRFLTGLG; this is encoded by the coding sequence GTGCGGGTACTGCGGGGGCTGGTGGTGGGTGTGGTGGCCGTGCTGTCCGCGTCCGGGCTGGCCGGGTGCGCGTTGTTCGCGGACGGCCCGCGTGAGATCACCGAGCAGTTCCTCACCGCCCTCGCCTCCGGTGACACGGCGGCCGCGGCGGCGCTGACCGACGCCCCGGAGTCCGCGAAAGCCACTCTCGACCAGGCCCGCGCGGCGCTGGAGCCGGAGCGGATCGACCAAGCCGTCGAGCACGTGGGCCAGGCGAGTCCGGCCGCCGCGCGCTACCGGCTCGACTGGCGGCTGCCGCGCGGGCGCGTCTGGTCCTACACCGCCGAGGCCGAGCTGTACACCGTGGACGACGCGTGGAAGGTGCGCTGGCTGCCGTCGGTGGTCCACCCCGGACTCGCCGTGCGGCAGCAGCTCGCGCTGCGCGTGGAGACGCCGCGCCAGGCGCCGGTGCTCGACCGGGACGGGAAGGCGCTGCTGGAACCGGAGACGGTGGTGGCGGTCCTGCTCGACCCGGCGCAGGCGGCCACCACGGCCGGTCCGCTGGCCGCCGCGCTGACCCCGATCGACGCGAGCATCACCGAGCAGTCCATTGTGGAGGGCGCGAAGTCGGTGCAGCCGAAGGCGTATTCGGTGGTCACCCTGCGCCAGTCCGACTACCTGAAGGTGAAACCGGCCATCTACGAACTGCCCGGGCTGCGGTTCAGCGAGCAGCGCCGCCTGCTGCCGGTGGACGCCTCGCTGGGCGAGCAGGTTCTCCCGGCCATCCGGTCCACTGTGGAGGAGCAGGTGGCCGGGAACGCGGGCTGGCGCGTGGTCACCACGGACTCCGGTGGCGGTGAGGTCGCCGAACTGCACGCGCAGGAGGCCAAACCGGCCGACGCGGTCACCAGCACGCTCAGCCGCCGCGTGCAGGCGGCGGGGGAGAAGGCGCTCGAACCGGTCCCGGGCGCGGCGATGATCGTGGCGCTGCAGCCGTCGACCGGTGAACTGCTCGCGGTGGCCCAGAACGCACCGGCCGACCAGCAGGGCGCGATCGCGCTGACCGGCCGCTACCCGCCGGGCTCCACGTTCAAGATCGTCACCGCGGCCGCCGGGCTGGGCGCGGGCAAGGTGAAGGCGGACACCCCGGTCGACTGCCCGGCCACCACCGTGGTCGACGGCAGGCTCATCCCGAACAACGACCGCTTCGCGCTCGGCACGGTGCCGCTGAGCCAGGCGTTCGCGCAGTCCTGCAACACCACCTTCGCCAGGCTGTCCACCGACCTGCCCGCGATGGCGCTCACCGACTCCGCCCGCGACCTCGGCCTCGGCGCCGACTTCGTGATCCAGGGGCTGACCACGATCACCGGGTCGGTGCCCCCGGCGGGCAGCATCGTGCAGCAGGCCGAGAACGGCTTCGGCCAGGGCACCGTGCTGGCCAGCCCGTTCGGCATGGCGGTGGTGGCCGGGACCGTCGCGAGTGGCCGGATCCCGGTGCCCTCGCTGCTGCGGGGCGCGGCGACCGAGGCGAAGAACCTGGGCGCGCCGGTGCGCCCCGACGTGCTCGACGCGCTGCGCGGCATGATGCGCGAGGTGGTCACCGGAACCGCGTTGCGCGACCTTCCCGAGGTCCGCGGCAAGACCGGCACCGCGCAGTACGGCGACGGCAGCACCGCGCACGGCTGGTTCGTCGGCTATTCCGGTGATCTCGCCTTCGCCGTGCTGCTCACCGGGGCCGGTTCGTCGGGGCTCGCGGTCGAGGCGGCGCACCGGTTCCTCACCGGTCTCGGCTGA
- a CDS encoding GNAT family N-acetyltransferase, with translation MLRLAGARLLDDRDFPAVRAALAADPVGSCMVSARIEVAGLDPWRLGGELWAADSRPLRSGRIQGLCFSGPNLIPLRGNASALRSFADRALRRQRTCSSLVGPADQVLGLWDELATEWGPAREVRHDQPLLALDSAPSVTPDHLVRPVRPDELERYLPAAIAMFIEEVGIDPRTGDGGASYRARVAELIAGGRAFARFENGEVVFKAEVGALSATVGQIQGVWVRPDRRGHGLGTQGTAAVVSRLVRGMGRTASLYVNAYNDPALAAYRKIGFQQVGCYATVLF, from the coding sequence GTGTTGCGGCTAGCAGGTGCGCGGCTCCTCGATGATCGGGACTTTCCGGCGGTCCGCGCCGCGCTGGCCGCCGATCCCGTGGGCAGCTGCATGGTCAGCGCCCGGATCGAGGTGGCAGGTCTCGACCCGTGGCGCCTCGGTGGCGAGCTCTGGGCCGCCGACTCCCGACCCCTGCGCTCCGGCCGCATCCAGGGGCTGTGCTTCTCCGGCCCCAACCTGATCCCGCTCCGCGGCAACGCCTCGGCCCTGCGCTCCTTCGCCGACCGCGCGCTGCGCCGCCAGCGCACCTGCTCCTCCCTGGTCGGCCCGGCCGACCAGGTGCTCGGCCTGTGGGACGAGCTGGCCACCGAATGGGGGCCGGCCAGGGAGGTGCGGCACGACCAGCCGCTGCTCGCGCTGGACTCCGCGCCCTCGGTCACCCCGGACCACCTGGTCCGCCCGGTCCGCCCCGACGAACTGGAGCGCTACCTGCCCGCCGCCATCGCGATGTTCATCGAGGAGGTCGGCATCGACCCCCGCACCGGCGACGGCGGCGCCAGCTACCGCGCCAGGGTGGCCGAGCTGATCGCCGGCGGCCGCGCCTTCGCCCGGTTCGAGAACGGCGAGGTGGTGTTCAAGGCCGAGGTCGGCGCGCTGTCCGCGACCGTCGGCCAGATCCAGGGCGTCTGGGTGCGCCCGGACCGCCGCGGCCACGGCCTGGGCACGCAGGGCACCGCGGCGGTGGTCTCCCGGCTGGTGCGCGGCATGGGCCGCACGGCCAGCCTGTACGTCAACGCCTACAACGACCCGGCGCTGGCCGCCTATCGCAAGATCGGGTTCCAGCAGGTCGGGTGCTATGCGACGGTGCTGTTCTGA
- a CDS encoding VOC family protein — protein MSEQNGPGVWPGLKYDDAEAARVFLTEVFGFTETMTVRGEDGVSIAHGELRWPEGGGVMYGSMLDETGLPRPSAGSQWLYVVTADPDAVHRRAAEQGAKVLTEPTETDYGSRNVTIADPEGNVWTFGTYAGA, from the coding sequence ATGAGCGAACAGAACGGTCCGGGCGTGTGGCCCGGTTTGAAGTACGACGACGCCGAAGCCGCCAGGGTGTTCCTGACCGAGGTGTTCGGGTTCACCGAGACGATGACCGTGCGCGGGGAGGACGGGGTGTCGATCGCGCACGGGGAGCTGAGGTGGCCCGAGGGCGGCGGGGTCATGTACGGCTCGATGCTCGACGAGACCGGCCTGCCCAGGCCGTCGGCCGGGAGCCAGTGGCTGTACGTGGTGACCGCCGACCCCGACGCCGTGCACCGGCGCGCGGCCGAGCAGGGCGCCAAGGTCCTGACCGAGCCGACCGAGACCGACTACGGCTCGCGCAACGTGACGATCGCCGATCCGGAGGGCAACGTCTGGACCTTCGGCACCTACGCCGGAGCCTAA
- a CDS encoding AraC family transcriptional regulator — protein MTDQWASRPPHPALRQVVRRYIGYRQDGVTLSVHRGLPSRSVTLIISLAEPIRLVAGPGTEHGPLHRHCVVGGLHLGPVLIEQDSYQQGLHLELNPLGVRALLGVSATELASTTIDAGELPVPWARDLPARLRELPDWEARFELMDRELAAALAPVTLVSEIQWAWRSMLAGHGGVGVTALAGEIGWSRRHFSERFAREVGVSPKQAARLMRFERSGDLLRSGGWRSLADVAALAGYYDQAHMTNEWRTMAGCPPSTWIAEELPFLQDGGAGSFAD, from the coding sequence GTGACTGACCAGTGGGCCTCCCGGCCGCCGCACCCCGCCTTGCGGCAGGTGGTGCGGCGGTACATCGGGTACCGCCAGGACGGTGTCACGCTGTCCGTGCACCGCGGGCTGCCGTCGCGGTCGGTCACGCTGATCATCAGCCTGGCCGAGCCGATCCGGCTGGTCGCCGGGCCGGGCACCGAGCACGGGCCGCTGCACCGGCACTGCGTGGTCGGCGGCCTGCACCTGGGACCGGTGCTCATCGAACAGGATTCGTACCAGCAGGGCCTGCACCTCGAGCTGAACCCGCTCGGCGTGCGGGCCCTGCTCGGCGTTTCGGCCACCGAACTGGCCTCGACCACGATCGACGCCGGTGAGCTGCCCGTGCCGTGGGCGCGCGACCTGCCCGCGCGGCTGCGGGAACTGCCGGACTGGGAGGCGCGGTTCGAGCTGATGGACCGCGAGCTGGCCGCGGCGCTCGCCCCGGTCACGCTGGTCTCGGAGATCCAGTGGGCGTGGCGCTCGATGCTCGCCGGGCACGGCGGGGTGGGCGTGACCGCGCTGGCCGGGGAGATCGGCTGGAGCCGGCGGCACTTCAGCGAACGGTTCGCGCGCGAGGTCGGCGTCTCGCCGAAGCAGGCCGCGCGGCTGATGCGGTTCGAACGCAGCGGTGACCTGCTGCGGAGCGGCGGTTGGCGCAGCCTCGCCGACGTCGCGGCCCTGGCGGGGTACTACGACCAGGCGCACATGACGAACGAATGGCGCACGATGGCCGGGTGCCCGCCGAGCACGTGGATCGCCGAGGAGCTCCCGTTTCTCCAAGACGGCGGGGCGGGCTCGTTCGCAGACTGA
- the ispG gene encoding flavodoxin-dependent (E)-4-hydroxy-3-methylbut-2-enyl-diphosphate synthase has protein sequence MTVALGMPALPPPVLAERRRTRQLQVGPVGVGSAHPISVQSMTTTLTADVNATLQQIAELTAAGCDIVRVACPSADDAEALPAIAKKSQIPVIADIHFQPKYVFAAIEAGCAAVRVNPGNIRKFDDQVKEIAQAAKDHNTPIRIGVNAGSLDKRIMDKHGKATPEALAESALWEASLFAEHDFHDIKISVKHNDPVVMVRAYELLAEQCDYPLHLGVTEAGPAFQGTIKSAVAFGALLRQGIGDTIRVSLSAPPVEEVKVGIQILQSLNLKERKLEIVSCPSCGRAQVDVYTLAEQVTAGLEGMEVPLRVAVMGCVVNGPGEAREADLGVASGNGKGQIFVKGEVIKTVPEHAIVETLIEEAMRIAEESGETAGAGEPTVTVG, from the coding sequence ATGACAGTCGCGCTTGGAATGCCCGCCCTGCCCCCGCCCGTGCTCGCCGAGCGCCGCAGGACCCGACAACTGCAGGTGGGTCCGGTGGGCGTCGGCAGCGCGCACCCGATCTCGGTGCAGTCGATGACCACCACGCTGACCGCCGACGTGAACGCGACCCTGCAGCAGATCGCCGAGCTGACCGCCGCCGGGTGCGACATCGTCCGCGTTGCCTGCCCGAGCGCCGACGACGCCGAGGCGCTGCCCGCGATCGCCAAGAAGTCGCAGATCCCGGTGATCGCCGACATCCACTTCCAGCCGAAGTACGTCTTCGCCGCGATCGAGGCCGGGTGTGCCGCGGTCCGGGTCAACCCGGGCAACATCCGCAAGTTCGACGACCAGGTCAAGGAGATCGCGCAGGCGGCGAAGGACCACAACACGCCGATCCGGATCGGCGTGAACGCGGGTTCGCTGGACAAGCGGATCATGGACAAGCACGGCAAGGCCACGCCCGAGGCACTGGCCGAGTCGGCGCTGTGGGAGGCGTCGCTGTTCGCCGAGCACGACTTCCACGACATCAAGATCTCGGTCAAGCACAACGACCCGGTGGTCATGGTGCGGGCCTACGAGCTGCTGGCCGAGCAGTGCGACTACCCGCTGCACCTCGGCGTGACCGAGGCCGGTCCGGCGTTCCAGGGCACGATCAAGTCGGCGGTGGCCTTCGGCGCGCTGCTGCGGCAGGGCATCGGCGACACCATCCGCGTGTCGCTGTCCGCGCCGCCGGTCGAAGAGGTCAAGGTCGGTATCCAGATCCTGCAGTCGCTGAACCTCAAGGAGCGGAAGCTGGAGATCGTCTCCTGCCCGTCCTGCGGGCGGGCGCAGGTGGACGTCTACACGCTCGCCGAGCAGGTCACCGCCGGTCTCGAGGGCATGGAGGTGCCGCTGCGGGTCGCGGTGATGGGTTGCGTGGTCAACGGGCCGGGTGAGGCGCGCGAGGCCGACCTCGGCGTGGCGTCCGGCAACGGCAAGGGCCAGATCTTCGTCAAGGGCGAGGTCATCAAGACCGTGCCCGAGCACGCGATCGTGGAGACGCTGATCGAAGAGGCCATGCGCATCGCCGAGGAATCGGGCGAGACCGCGGGCGCGGGCGAGCCGACCGTCACCGTCGGCTAG